The Desulfovibrio aminophilus genome contains the following window.
CCGCAGCAGGGGCAGGGCCAGGGCGCAGGCCACGAGAAAGCGCAGGCCCAGCGCCAGATGCAGGGGCATGGACAGGGCCACGGTCTTGCCCACGGCCACGGAACTTCCGACGATGCACATGGCCCCGGCCAGACAGGCCCGGGCGGCGAACGGCGACGACATGGGAGCCTCCTTGCGATGGCCCCAGCATGTCGCGTCCCGGCTCAGCGGTCTTGAAGGGAATTGCGGTAGGCCGCCGGGGTGACGCCGGTGAGCCGCTTGAACTGGCGGGTGAGGTGGCTCTGGTCCGCGAAGCCGGTCTCGGCGGCCACGCTCGCGGGGTCCAGGCCGCCGCGCAGGAGCTCCTGGGCCCGCCGCACCCGGCACTGGACCAGGAAGGCGTGCGGGGTCAGGCCCGTGGCCTTGCGGAACACGCGCAGGAAATGGAAGGGCGAGAGCCCGGCCACGCGGGCGGTTTCGGCCAGGCCCGGGTCCCCGGCGCGGCGAGCGGCCAGGAACTCCCGGGCCAGGGCCACGGCCCGAGGCTCGGCGCCCGCCCGGGGCGGGGTTCCGCCGTCGTCGGCGTGGCGGGTGATCCAGGCGGCCAGCAGGGCCAGCAGGCCGGACTGGGCGGCCAGCCGGTCCGCGCCGGACTCCAGCAGGCGGTGCAGGGCGAGCAGGTCGCGGGCCAGGGCCGGGTCGCGCAGCACGCCCGCGTGGAAGTGCGGCAATCCCGGGCGGCCCAGCTCCGCCGCCACCGCGCCCGGCAGGGCCGGGTCCAGGTAGAGCATGCGGTAGGCCCAGCCCCGCTCGGTGGCGGCGCGGCCGTCGTGGGCCAGACCCGGCACCACGAGGTTCACCTCTCCCGGCGCGGCCACCAAGTCCGCCCCCTGGTAGCGGAAGGCCAGGGCCCCGGACTCGATGACGCCCAGGGCGTAGCCCTCGTGAAAGTGGCGCGGGAAGGTCTGGGTGCGGAACGAGGCGCGCATGAGCTCCAGCCCGTCCAGGCCGGGAACCCTCCAGGCGATGCTCCGTTCCGTCGTGTGTCCGCTCACGGCCATGCCGCCTCCCGTCCTGAAGATGCGACAGCGACCCTACGCGGTCAAGACCTCCGGGGCTTGAAGAAAATTGCTTCGGGAGCCGCCCCCGAGGTGGACGGCGCGGCCCTCGCCGGGTATAGGGAAACGTGCCTCGGCCAAGGGCCGTCGGCCTTGCAACTCGGCTCCCGTTGCGCTACCAACGGACCTTCCCGGCGAACAAACCCTGAAGGAGGGGAGTGGTTATGAAACGGATTTTCCTGCTTCTCGCGCTCGTGCTGTTTTCCGTGTCCGCGGCCTACGCCGCCGACGGCTCCTGGGACGCCGTGAAGGCCAAGGGCGAACTGGTCATCGGCCTGGACGACGCCTTCCCGCCCATGGGCTTCCGCAAGGACGACAACAAGCTCTACGGCTTCGACATCGATGCGGCCGAGGAAGTCGGCAAGCGCCTGGGCATCAAGATCGTCTGGCAGCCCACCGCCTGGGACGGCGTGATCCACTCCCTGGACGCCAA
Protein-coding sequences here:
- a CDS encoding helix-turn-helix domain-containing protein, whose translation is MAVSGHTTERSIAWRVPGLDGLELMRASFRTQTFPRHFHEGYALGVIESGALAFRYQGADLVAAPGEVNLVVPGLAHDGRAATERGWAYRMLYLDPALPGAVAAELGRPGLPHFHAGVLRDPALARDLLALHRLLESGADRLAAQSGLLALLAAWITRHADDGGTPPRAGAEPRAVALAREFLAARRAGDPGLAETARVAGLSPFHFLRVFRKATGLTPHAFLVQCRVRRAQELLRGGLDPASVAAETGFADQSHLTRQFKRLTGVTPAAYRNSLQDR